In Lactococcus paracarnosus, a genomic segment contains:
- the cls gene encoding cardiolipin synthase gives MMSILETILTFIRTHFSTVIFLINIMLSLVIIFRERKSTSSTWSWLFVVNVLPIFGFILYILIGRGISDYRIFELKSQLKHGFKQEIERAKKAYAEDKFLTKITDNHVIGQLLHMLFISEESLVSMNTGVNLFTDGREKFDSLIADIAKATHHIHVEYYIFRMDKIGKEVTAALIEARKRGIEVRVLIDAWGSNGTKHRHFNDLIAAGGEVVYFFPLILPLINPRTNYRLHRKIVVIDGQIGYTGGFNIGDEYVSTTKKFGYWRDNHLRVTGDVVYSLQNRFIMDWNSQHQYEITESLPYFPETKASGNLTAQFVTSGPDSKREQIKMTYLKMINGAEDEIIIQTPYYIPDDAIHEALKLALLSGVKVKLLIPNKPDHPFVYWATYYYSGSLVGYGAEVYTYEMGFVHAKTIIVDGSFASVGSANFDYRSFMLDFEGNMVIYDRDFAQQLRKNFLDDVKVSQQLTLERYAQRSAVIKFKEGIARLIGPML, from the coding sequence ATGATGAGTATTTTAGAGACTATTTTGACATTTATAAGAACCCATTTTAGCACCGTTATTTTCTTAATTAATATCATGCTATCGCTAGTGATTATTTTTAGGGAGCGAAAAAGCACATCATCAACATGGTCGTGGTTATTTGTGGTGAATGTCCTACCAATATTTGGCTTTATTTTATATATCTTAATTGGTCGAGGCATCTCTGATTATCGAATTTTTGAGTTGAAGTCACAACTTAAGCATGGCTTTAAGCAGGAAATTGAACGTGCTAAAAAGGCCTATGCCGAAGATAAATTTTTAACCAAGATAACAGATAATCATGTGATTGGCCAGTTATTGCATATGCTATTTATCTCAGAAGAATCGCTAGTCTCTATGAATACTGGGGTTAACTTATTTACAGACGGTCGAGAAAAGTTTGATTCCTTGATTGCGGACATTGCAAAAGCAACCCACCATATTCATGTAGAATACTATATTTTTAGGATGGATAAAATCGGTAAGGAAGTAACGGCTGCCTTGATTGAAGCTAGAAAACGTGGTATTGAGGTGCGTGTCTTGATAGATGCCTGGGGCTCTAATGGGACTAAACATCGGCATTTCAATGACCTGATTGCAGCTGGTGGAGAAGTGGTTTATTTCTTTCCGCTAATTCTACCTTTGATCAATCCGAGAACAAACTATCGCTTACACCGAAAAATTGTTGTTATCGATGGCCAAATTGGCTATACAGGTGGGTTTAACATTGGAGATGAATATGTGTCGACAACCAAGAAATTTGGCTATTGGCGTGACAACCATTTGCGTGTGACAGGGGATGTTGTTTATTCGCTTCAAAATCGCTTCATCATGGATTGGAATAGCCAGCATCAATATGAAATCACAGAGTCTCTGCCTTATTTTCCTGAGACCAAAGCATCAGGTAATCTGACAGCTCAGTTTGTCACAAGTGGTCCAGATAGTAAACGTGAACAAATTAAGATGACCTATTTGAAAATGATTAATGGTGCTGAGGATGAAATTATCATTCAAACGCCCTATTATATCCCAGATGATGCGATTCATGAAGCCTTAAAATTAGCACTGCTTAGTGGTGTCAAGGTCAAATTACTGATTCCGAATAAGCCAGATCATCCCTTTGTTTATTGGGCAACTTACTATTATAGTGGGAGTTTAGTCGGCTATGGTGCTGAGGTTTATACTTATGAAATGGGCTTTGTGCATGCCAAAACAATTATCGTCGATGGCAGTTTTGCCTCGGTAGGCTCTGCTAACTTTGACTATCGGAGTTTCATGCTTGATTTCGAAGGCAATATGGTTATCTATGATCGTGACTTTGCACAGCAACTTCGAAAGAACTTCTTAGATGATGTCAAAGTGAGTCAGCAGTTAACGCTGGAACGCTATGCACAACGTTCGGCAGTCATCAAATTTAAAGAAGGTATTGCGAGATTAATCGGGCCGATGCTGTAA
- a CDS encoding 8-oxo-dGTP diphosphatase, with product MENIISFVNICVKDGDNILLINRQHDHFKGWIPPGGKVIFPESFFEAAVRELEEETGLVATNLVLKGISGFTNEGAYERHVYYDFLCTAFSGSLKASREGVPNWWPIRSLDTLPMQAEIRQRLPLYFRAGSFESINYWDNDTKVISKNSTKLYD from the coding sequence ATGGAAAATATTATCAGTTTTGTCAATATCTGCGTCAAAGATGGTGATAATATCTTATTAATTAATCGACAGCACGATCACTTCAAGGGCTGGATTCCACCTGGTGGAAAAGTTATCTTTCCAGAAAGCTTTTTTGAGGCTGCAGTAAGAGAACTAGAAGAAGAAACAGGACTTGTCGCAACAAACTTAGTCTTAAAAGGCATCTCTGGCTTCACCAATGAGGGAGCTTATGAACGACACGTCTACTACGACTTCCTCTGCACAGCATTTTCTGGCTCACTGAAAGCATCTCGAGAAGGGGTCCCAAACTGGTGGCCAATTCGTTCACTTGACACCTTGCCAATGCAAGCAGAAATTAGGCAGAGACTTCCCCTCTATTTTAGGGCAGGTAGTTTTGAAAGTATCAACTACTGGGATAATGATACCAAGGTAATCTCAAAAAATAGCACCAAGTTGTATGATTAG
- a CDS encoding helix-turn-helix domain-containing protein produces the protein MLPERLKTLRLEAKLTQKQIAQHFDISQQSYALWENGKRNPKNIQNIANFFNVSTDYLLGHTDSKAPIKLDDDLDTALDSFKAFDGKAMTESDRETIRGILKEMFKDK, from the coding sequence ATGTTACCAGAAAGGTTAAAAACACTACGCTTAGAAGCCAAACTAACACAAAAACAAATTGCCCAACACTTCGATATTTCCCAACAATCTTATGCTTTGTGGGAAAATGGCAAAAGAAATCCTAAAAATATACAAAATATCGCAAACTTCTTTAATGTCTCCACAGATTATCTCCTAGGACATACTGATAGCAAAGCACCTATTAAATTAGATGATGATTTGGATACTGCACTTGATTCATTTAAGGCTTTTGATGGTAAAGCGATGACTGAAAGTGATCGTGAGACGATTCGGGGCATACTAAAAGAGATGTTTAAAGATAAATGA
- the rpsP gene encoding 30S ribosomal protein S16 yields the protein MSVKIRLTRMGSKKKPFYRINVADSRAPRDGRFIETVGTYNPLVTLENQVTLKEDRVLEWLGNGAQPSDTVKNILSKAGVMKKFHEAKYASK from the coding sequence ATGTCTGTAAAAATTCGTTTGACTCGTATGGGTTCTAAGAAAAAACCTTTCTACCGTATTAACGTTGCTGATTCACGTGCACCACGTGATGGCCGTTTCATCGAAACTGTTGGTACATACAACCCACTTGTTACGCTTGAAAATCAAGTAACTTTAAAAGAAGATCGTGTTCTTGAGTGGCTTGGAAATGGCGCACAACCTTCTGATACTGTTAAAAACATTTTGTCAAAAGCTGGCGTTATGAAAAAATTCCACGAAGCAAAATACGCTTCAAAATAA
- the purN gene encoding phosphoribosylglycinamide formyltransferase: protein MKIAVFASGSGTNFENLVKNGIPVTLLFSDKRQAGVLERADLLGIEHATFELKEFTDKVAYESAILVLLAEFEIDLVVLAGYMKIVSPTLLAAYEGRIVNIHPAYLPEFPGAHGIEDAFDAGVSQSGVTIHYVDAGVDTGEIIVQERVPILSDDTLETFEARIHEMEYLLYPQVLSRLSRN from the coding sequence ATGAAGATAGCGGTTTTTGCTAGTGGTTCTGGAACAAATTTTGAGAATCTTGTTAAGAATGGGATACCAGTTACCCTCTTATTTTCTGATAAACGACAGGCCGGTGTGCTTGAACGCGCCGACCTGCTTGGTATTGAGCATGCGACTTTTGAACTAAAAGAATTTACTGATAAAGTCGCCTATGAATCAGCCATTTTAGTACTGTTAGCAGAATTTGAGATAGATTTGGTTGTACTGGCGGGCTATATGAAAATTGTCAGTCCGACCTTACTTGCTGCTTACGAGGGGCGTATCGTCAATATTCACCCTGCTTACCTGCCTGAATTTCCAGGTGCACATGGTATCGAGGATGCCTTTGATGCTGGCGTATCACAAAGTGGTGTTACCATCCATTATGTAGATGCTGGTGTCGATACCGGGGAAATCATTGTCCAAGAACGTGTCCCGATTTTGTCTGATGATACACTTGAAACATTTGAAGCAAGAATTCATGAGATGGAGTATTTGCTCTATCCTCAGGTTCTATCAAGGCTATCGCGTAATTGA
- a CDS encoding XRE family transcriptional regulator: MSISKNLRALRHKHGLSQGDVARKIGVSRPAYGFWEKGTTKPKADKLAKLASLFDVTLSALTKDTKDELIAVYDRLTEMRQEKVLSYTTLQEQEQIRDLASSKIRPLFPNQVYEKLSAGTGFGYFDDGAYDTVYSDKPYDYDFASWVFGDSMEPEFENGSVALIRDTSFDYDGAVYAIEWDGQTYIKHVYKEASGLRLVSSNPKYKDKFAPFDEEPRIIGKIIGNFVPIDKES; the protein is encoded by the coding sequence ATGAGCATCAGTAAAAATCTACGCGCTTTACGCCACAAGCACGGCTTAAGTCAGGGAGATGTCGCTAGAAAAATTGGCGTTTCAAGACCTGCCTATGGCTTTTGGGAAAAGGGAACGACAAAGCCTAAAGCAGATAAGTTAGCCAAGTTAGCCAGCTTATTTGATGTGACACTCTCGGCACTTACCAAGGATACAAAGGACGAGTTGATTGCCGTCTACGATCGCTTAACTGAGATGCGTCAAGAAAAGGTACTGTCTTATACGACCTTGCAAGAACAGGAGCAAATTCGTGATCTTGCGAGCAGTAAGATTAGACCACTTTTTCCAAACCAAGTCTATGAAAAGTTATCGGCAGGAACAGGATTCGGCTATTTTGACGATGGGGCCTACGACACGGTCTATTCTGACAAGCCTTATGATTATGATTTTGCATCCTGGGTATTTGGTGACTCCATGGAGCCTGAGTTTGAAAATGGGTCTGTTGCCCTCATCAGAGATACCAGCTTTGACTATGATGGCGCTGTTTATGCCATCGAATGGGATGGACAAACCTATATCAAACATGTCTACAAGGAAGCTAGTGGTCTTCGTCTGGTCTCCTCAAACCCTAAATATAAGGACAAGTTTGCCCCATTTGATGAAGAACCGCGGATTATAGGGAAGATTATCGGTAACTTTGTGCCGATAGACAAGGAAAGTTAA
- a CDS encoding GNAT family N-acetyltransferase, translating into MIENEFKQQIGNPLPNWASRPQPKKIILEGQYCRLVPVTVGRHLADLYHVYGPESQLSNWTYLPFERFEDLASFEDHLTLMSQSEEQLHYAIIDKISGKALGSLALMRIDRQQGSAEVGYVIYSDSLKSTRVATEAQFLLASYIFDDLGYRRYEWKCDALNTPSIAAALRLGFSKEGTFRQALVYKGRNRDTTWLSMLDIEWPQHKKQLLAWLNPNNFTPDGRQKKRLKEMN; encoded by the coding sequence ATGATAGAAAATGAGTTTAAACAACAAATAGGAAACCCACTCCCAAATTGGGCTAGTCGACCACAGCCTAAAAAGATCATACTTGAAGGCCAGTATTGTCGACTAGTACCTGTTACCGTAGGTAGACATCTAGCAGACCTATATCATGTCTATGGCCCTGAAAGTCAACTGAGCAATTGGACCTACTTGCCTTTTGAGCGCTTTGAGGACCTAGCATCCTTTGAAGATCATTTGACATTGATGAGCCAATCTGAAGAGCAGCTACATTACGCAATTATAGACAAAATAAGCGGAAAGGCATTAGGCAGTCTAGCATTGATGCGGATAGATAGGCAACAAGGTAGTGCTGAGGTAGGTTATGTCATTTACTCAGATAGCCTCAAGTCGACTCGTGTCGCGACAGAAGCCCAGTTTCTGCTAGCAAGCTATATTTTTGATGACCTAGGCTATCGCAGATATGAATGGAAATGCGATGCCTTAAATACCCCATCCATTGCTGCAGCCCTACGCTTGGGATTTTCTAAAGAGGGGACGTTTAGACAAGCACTTGTCTATAAGGGACGAAATAGAGATACGACTTGGCTGTCGATGTTGGACATTGAATGGCCTCAGCACAAGAAGCAACTGCTGGCTTGGTTAAATCCAAATAATTTCACGCCTGATGGTAGGCAAAAGAAACGGCTTAAGGAGATGAACTAA
- a CDS encoding GNAT family N-acetyltransferase, which yields MIKKITRHLKELGIEVSYAQLENNGFFGCFNSKPIIVINAQLDVITTAVTLLHEVAHFLNEDYDKMISNQLQNNNMEYEANRFMIQKVLFLLDQEHDFTPHTNYYQIIHSLALPSHLNTVVYDELAKLIQDKYGIDDDKAAYQYYQSAQESATYISNYRKVAPMTKNYFKMPIDDRLSFLFPEFRMAKELYSLIDSDRAHIGEFLDFVEVSKDHTSQETYFKLKLSGMANQTDALYVLALDDKLIGCVDLHDIDLLANKAEIGYWLHSSYANQGIMSKAIHQLCTYAFHNLGLNRLAIVADVANIASNQVALKNGFTFVGTEKEVAIKSGNYRDHNHYYLLKRDFMASTLDK from the coding sequence ATGATAAAAAAAATTACACGACACCTCAAAGAACTAGGCATTGAGGTAAGCTATGCACAACTCGAAAATAATGGTTTCTTTGGATGCTTTAATAGCAAGCCTATCATCGTGATCAACGCACAATTAGATGTCATCACAACAGCGGTCACGCTATTACATGAGGTAGCTCATTTTCTAAACGAAGATTATGATAAGATGATTTCAAATCAACTGCAAAACAACAACATGGAATATGAGGCCAATCGCTTCATGATCCAAAAGGTGCTATTTTTGCTAGATCAAGAACATGACTTCACCCCTCATACAAATTACTATCAAATCATCCATAGCCTAGCACTCCCTTCACATCTTAATACAGTCGTCTATGATGAATTAGCTAAACTAATTCAGGATAAATATGGTATTGATGACGATAAAGCAGCATATCAGTATTATCAAAGCGCACAAGAAAGTGCAACCTACATCAGTAACTACAGAAAGGTAGCACCAATGACAAAAAACTATTTCAAAATGCCAATAGATGACAGATTAAGTTTCCTATTTCCGGAATTTCGCATGGCTAAGGAACTCTACTCCTTAATCGATTCTGATCGCGCACACATCGGGGAATTTTTAGATTTTGTTGAGGTATCTAAGGATCATACAAGTCAAGAAACCTATTTCAAACTCAAGCTATCCGGTATGGCTAATCAAACAGATGCACTATATGTGCTTGCCCTCGACGATAAACTCATCGGCTGTGTCGACCTACATGACATCGATTTGCTGGCAAACAAAGCAGAAATCGGCTATTGGCTACATTCAAGCTATGCCAATCAGGGGATTATGTCAAAAGCCATCCATCAACTTTGTACCTATGCCTTTCATAACTTAGGACTCAATCGGCTTGCAATCGTTGCTGATGTAGCTAATATAGCCAGTAATCAAGTTGCCTTAAAAAATGGCTTTACTTTCGTCGGTACTGAAAAAGAAGTCGCCATCAAATCTGGTAACTATAGAGATCATAATCACTATTATTTACTCAAGCGTGATTTTATGGCATCTACTCTGGATAAGTAA
- the guaC gene encoding GMP reductase — protein MNNLPVFDYEDIQLVPNKCIINSRSEADTSVKLGTHTFKLPVVPANMQTIIDEPIAEYLAKNGYFYVMHRFDEAARLPFIKKMQAQGLIASISVGVKDYEYAFIDELKAKDAIPEFITIDIAHGHSDSVIRMIKYIKEAIPESFVIAGNVGTPEGVRELENAGADATKVGIGPGKVCITKVKTGFGTGGWQLAALRWCAKAARKPIIADGGIRTHGDIAKSIRFGASFVMIGSLFAGHEESPGKTITKDGNLYKEYFGSASEYQKGEKKNVEGKKILVPHKGHLQDTLTEITQDLQSSISYAGGRDLESLTKVDYVIVKNSIWNGDSI, from the coding sequence ATGAATAATTTACCAGTTTTTGATTATGAAGATATCCAACTTGTTCCTAACAAGTGTATTATCAATAGTAGAAGTGAGGCTGATACATCAGTCAAACTTGGTACACATACCTTTAAATTACCCGTCGTTCCAGCTAATATGCAAACGATTATCGATGAACCGATTGCTGAATATTTGGCTAAAAATGGTTATTTTTATGTCATGCATCGTTTTGACGAGGCAGCGCGTCTACCATTCATTAAAAAAATGCAAGCGCAAGGCCTGATTGCCTCTATCTCAGTTGGCGTAAAAGACTATGAATATGCCTTTATCGATGAGTTGAAAGCAAAAGATGCTATCCCTGAGTTTATCACGATTGATATCGCACATGGTCATTCTGATAGTGTTATCCGTATGATTAAATACATTAAAGAGGCAATTCCAGAATCGTTTGTGATTGCAGGTAATGTTGGGACACCAGAAGGTGTTCGTGAGCTTGAAAATGCTGGTGCTGACGCGACTAAAGTTGGTATCGGTCCAGGTAAAGTCTGTATCACGAAAGTAAAGACTGGCTTTGGGACAGGTGGCTGGCAGTTGGCTGCTCTTAGGTGGTGTGCTAAGGCAGCACGTAAACCAATTATTGCTGATGGTGGTATTCGGACACATGGTGATATTGCGAAATCAATTCGCTTTGGTGCAAGTTTTGTGATGATCGGGTCACTTTTTGCAGGACATGAAGAAAGCCCTGGTAAGACCATCACTAAAGATGGTAACCTTTACAAAGAGTACTTTGGATCAGCATCTGAATACCAAAAAGGTGAGAAAAAAAATGTGGAAGGCAAAAAAATTCTTGTGCCACATAAAGGCCATTTGCAAGATACCTTGACTGAAATCACACAAGATTTACAAAGTTCAATTTCTTATGCCGGCGGCCGTGACTTAGAGAGTTTAACAAAAGTTGATTACGTCATCGTTAAAAATTCGATTTGGAATGGTGATAGCATCTAG
- a CDS encoding KH domain-containing protein — protein sequence MDLDVQDLVLTIVKPLTTDPDSVKIDVVAGEEFTEFHLHVSEEDMGRVIGKQGRIIQAIRTLVYSVPVEGKKIRLLVDK from the coding sequence ATGGATTTAGATGTACAAGACTTGGTATTAACGATTGTCAAACCATTAACGACTGATCCTGACAGTGTCAAAATTGACGTTGTAGCGGGTGAGGAGTTTACTGAATTTCACCTCCATGTTTCTGAAGAAGATATGGGGCGTGTGATTGGCAAACAAGGCCGAATTATCCAAGCAATCAGAACGCTTGTCTATTCTGTCCCAGTTGAAGGTAAGAAAATTAGATTACTGGTTGATAAATAA
- the purM gene encoding phosphoribosylformylglycinamidine cyclo-ligase translates to MSEKNAYAQAGVDVEAGYEVVERIKKHVKRTERLGVMGALGGFGGMFDLTTTGVKEPVLVSGTDGVGTKLLLAIEADKHDTIGIDCVAMCVNDIIAAGAEPLYFLDYIATGKNIPEKLEQVVAGVAEGCVQANAALVGGETAEMPGMYGEDDYDLAGFAVGVAEKSEIITGEKIAAGDILLGLASSGIHSNGFSLVRKVFADTDLTAKMPELDGQVLIDNLLTPTKIYVDALLPLVKAGVINGISHITGGGFIENIPRMFSDALAAEITEGTWDILPIFELLEKTGNLKHEEMFEIFNMGLGMVLAISPEHVAQAKALLHDQCFEIGQIIKRETEAVIIK, encoded by the coding sequence TTGTCTGAAAAAAATGCTTATGCGCAAGCTGGAGTTGATGTTGAAGCTGGTTATGAAGTTGTTGAACGCATCAAAAAACATGTTAAACGAACTGAACGTCTTGGGGTCATGGGTGCTTTAGGTGGCTTTGGTGGGATGTTTGATCTCACAACAACAGGAGTAAAAGAACCAGTTTTAGTATCTGGTACAGACGGTGTTGGCACAAAACTCCTACTTGCAATTGAAGCTGATAAGCATGATACGATTGGCATTGACTGTGTGGCGATGTGTGTGAATGACATTATTGCTGCTGGCGCTGAACCTCTTTATTTCCTTGACTATATTGCAACAGGTAAGAATATCCCTGAAAAACTCGAGCAAGTTGTTGCGGGTGTTGCCGAAGGCTGTGTACAAGCCAATGCTGCGCTTGTAGGTGGTGAAACTGCTGAAATGCCTGGTATGTACGGTGAAGATGACTATGATTTGGCAGGATTTGCTGTTGGTGTTGCTGAAAAATCAGAGATCATTACTGGAGAAAAAATTGCAGCTGGCGATATCTTATTAGGTCTAGCCTCTTCTGGCATTCATTCAAACGGATTTTCTCTTGTTCGTAAGGTCTTTGCTGATACAGATTTAACGGCAAAAATGCCTGAACTTGATGGGCAAGTCTTGATAGATAACCTCCTTACACCAACAAAAATTTATGTTGACGCATTATTACCTTTGGTAAAAGCAGGCGTGATCAATGGTATTTCACATATTACAGGTGGTGGATTCATAGAAAACATTCCACGCATGTTTAGCGATGCCTTAGCTGCGGAAATTACAGAGGGGACATGGGATATCCTACCAATTTTTGAGCTATTAGAGAAAACGGGTAATCTCAAGCATGAGGAAATGTTTGAAATTTTCAATATGGGTCTAGGTATGGTACTTGCCATCTCACCAGAGCATGTCGCACAAGCTAAGGCACTGCTTCATGATCAATGCTTTGAAATTGGTCAAATCATTAAGCGTGAGACTGAAGCGGTCATCATCAAATGA
- a CDS encoding Y-family DNA polymerase, with protein sequence MITPDFDYSKEQHRAIAFIDMKSFYASVECVARGLDPLTTSLCVMSHAANSSGLILASSPTFKHIFGKANVSRSRDLPFYMTTKKFNYQRYYQTATRDWLGKAAAPDKAQVTFIESWAKRTIVTPPRMSAYIEKNMEIQHIIQDFVALDEICWYSIDEGFVDLTSSLNYFYPDANLHPAQKLDLLCRDIQQAILEKTGIYSTIGMSIGNPLLAKLALDNAAKLAPNMRALWTYANIETTVWQIPNLTDFWGINRRTEKRLHRLGIRSVYDLAHTHPAILKKEFGVLGVQLFCHANGIDESTVFERYEAKAKTISNSQTLPRDYTNQREIELVLAELAEQVAIRLRQAKKKTGLVALYVGYGFSDATPSLHGQMSIEPTNSTEILTRFIRSIFRDKYEAGAVRRIAISYGQLCEDSFELISLFETDSLAKKQDTMQDVIDDIRQKYGFLSLQKATMLSAGSRAIARSQLVGGHSAGGLDGLS encoded by the coding sequence ATGATTACACCCGATTTTGATTACAGTAAAGAACAGCACCGAGCGATTGCTTTTATCGATATGAAATCTTTCTATGCTAGTGTTGAGTGTGTGGCACGCGGTCTTGATCCCTTAACTACCTCCTTGTGTGTCATGAGTCACGCTGCCAATTCTAGTGGTTTAATTCTAGCTAGTTCACCTACTTTCAAACACATATTTGGCAAAGCAAACGTCAGTCGAAGTCGTGATCTTCCCTTTTATATGACAACAAAAAAGTTTAACTACCAAAGATATTATCAAACCGCGACTAGAGACTGGCTAGGCAAAGCAGCTGCTCCAGATAAAGCACAAGTTACCTTTATCGAATCCTGGGCAAAACGAACGATTGTCACGCCACCTCGGATGTCCGCCTATATCGAGAAAAACATGGAGATTCAGCATATCATACAAGACTTTGTTGCCCTGGATGAAATTTGTTGGTATTCGATTGATGAAGGCTTTGTTGATTTGACAAGTTCGCTTAACTACTTCTATCCAGATGCCAACCTACATCCGGCACAAAAACTTGACTTACTGTGCCGTGATATCCAGCAGGCAATCTTAGAAAAGACGGGTATTTATTCGACTATTGGTATGAGTATTGGCAATCCCTTACTGGCGAAACTAGCCTTGGATAATGCCGCAAAACTAGCACCAAATATGCGTGCGCTGTGGACCTATGCCAATATTGAAACGACGGTGTGGCAGATTCCGAATCTAACTGATTTTTGGGGGATTAACAGGAGAACGGAGAAACGCTTGCATCGACTAGGGATTAGGTCTGTCTATGACTTGGCACATACCCATCCGGCTATTTTAAAAAAGGAGTTTGGTGTTTTGGGTGTCCAACTTTTCTGCCACGCCAATGGCATAGATGAATCAACTGTGTTTGAGCGGTATGAAGCTAAGGCGAAAACGATTAGTAACTCACAGACTTTACCACGAGACTATACCAACCAAAGAGAGATTGAGCTTGTCTTGGCCGAATTAGCCGAGCAGGTCGCCATCCGACTACGTCAGGCAAAGAAAAAAACAGGATTAGTTGCCTTATATGTCGGTTATGGCTTTTCTGATGCCACCCCATCACTTCACGGCCAAATGAGCATTGAACCGACTAATAGCACAGAAATATTGACTCGATTCATACGCTCTATTTTTCGTGATAAGTACGAGGCTGGTGCTGTCAGACGAATTGCCATCTCTTATGGTCAACTTTGTGAAGATAGTTTTGAACTCATTTCCTTATTTGAAACAGATAGCCTAGCTAAAAAACAGGATACAATGCAAGATGTCATCGACGATATTCGCCAAAAATATGGCTTTTTATCCCTGCAGAAAGCAACGATGTTGAGCGCAGGATCTAGAGCAATAGCGCGTAGTCAATTAGTCGGTGGACACTCAGCTGGTGGATTGGATGGCCTATCATGA
- a CDS encoding DUF1934 domain-containing protein: MTQITIHNLIKIDEQTEVIREVVSGDYHQKNGCHFLVYQNELSEKVVMKYDDEMLTITRFSSPSTIIKLHPKVATRTAIATPVGQQVFDVTTNSHQALSDGFKTAYQFCQGATQIAQYALEVRFSD, from the coding sequence ATGACACAAATTACCATTCATAATCTTATTAAAATTGATGAGCAGACGGAAGTCATTAGAGAAGTTGTCTCTGGTGATTACCATCAGAAAAATGGCTGCCATTTTTTAGTTTACCAAAATGAATTGTCTGAAAAAGTCGTCATGAAATACGATGATGAGATGTTGACGATTACTAGATTTTCAAGTCCAAGTACGATTATCAAATTACATCCAAAAGTGGCCACAAGGACAGCAATCGCGACACCTGTCGGTCAGCAAGTATTTGATGTGACAACAAACTCACATCAAGCCTTATCTGACGGATTTAAAACGGCGTACCAGTTTTGTCAAGGTGCGACCCAAATCGCTCAGTATGCGCTTGAAGTCAGATTCTCAGACTAA